The following are from one region of the Chloroflexota bacterium genome:
- a CDS encoding YkgJ family cysteine cluster protein — protein sequence MAGIPRKRPICSHCGRCCKKEGSGFTMTPSDYRRWKRQGRHDILRYVSQYARYADHGDVWVDWIDPETGDILRHCPFLHKVHQGKYTCVIHDTKPTICRRFWCEWAYGVGKKGVPFRHMTGRIGKAKRS from the coding sequence ATGGCTGGGATACCTCGGAAGAGACCGATATGCTCCCACTGCGGCAGGTGCTGCAAGAAGGAAGGGTCCGGATTCACCATGACGCCTAGTGACTACAGGAGATGGAAGCGTCAAGGGCGACACGATATCCTCCGTTATGTCTCGCAATATGCGAGGTATGCCGATCATGGTGACGTATGGGTAGACTGGATAGACCCTGAAACTGGAGACATTCTGCGCCATTGCCCATTTCTGCACAAGGTTCATCAAGGGAAATATACTTGCGTCATTCATGATACCAAGCCGACAATTTGCAGAAGGTTCTGGTGCGAATGGGCGTATGGGGTCGGCAAGAAGGGAGTGCCTTTCAGACATATGACTGGGCGGATTGGGAAGGCCAAGCGCAGTTAG
- a CDS encoding ABC transporter substrate-binding protein has translation MVRPTKRAVTVLLALILAAMLLPGCGGSEGRVTITIGEIIDLTGPGSPALRNLHLALVDVIRYFNDEGLIPGVKMKLVTYDDRADPARAIPGYDWCRERGAKAVVTVYTHVTETLKPFAERDKVPLFAHAVTMSMLENPRWIFSPSLPSGPDLMTLLKWISEQWDYDAEGIPKLGRAAWTGEPTTEEEDKAMRAYVQANPGRFELVASISIPQGSLVWSASEVARLKECDFIATMQPGGSYFIKKFEDSGYHATYIGGSGVAPFVRFVTDMVGWNAVDGYLSTAPAGWWTQTSPVINQAKQFLQRYRAGQAAEIMTSGNTYQGGMQASYVILEILRDAVAEVGAENIDGQAIYNAAVKYKTEGTIWEGRPQWSLTETQRYLVRAVGVYEWRAAERDLVRVANWQTLIERP, from the coding sequence ATGGTACGTCCCACAAAAAGAGCAGTGACGGTTTTGCTGGCCTTAATCCTGGCAGCCATGCTTCTGCCAGGCTGTGGTGGGAGCGAGGGGAGGGTGACTATTACCATAGGCGAAATCATTGACCTTACGGGGCCTGGATCGCCCGCGCTTCGTAATCTTCACCTCGCTTTGGTGGATGTGATCAGGTACTTCAATGATGAAGGGCTTATCCCTGGGGTGAAGATGAAGCTAGTGACTTACGATGATAGGGCGGATCCAGCCAGGGCCATACCGGGCTATGATTGGTGTAGAGAGCGGGGGGCAAAGGCCGTAGTCACCGTTTATACTCATGTCACCGAGACCCTGAAGCCCTTTGCAGAGAGAGATAAAGTCCCTTTGTTTGCCCATGCCGTCACCATGAGCATGTTAGAGAATCCCAGATGGATATTCTCTCCCAGTCTCCCTTCTGGCCCTGATCTGATGACCTTGTTGAAATGGATCAGCGAACAATGGGACTATGATGCCGAAGGAATTCCCAAGCTTGGCCGGGCGGCTTGGACAGGTGAGCCCACTACCGAAGAGGAGGACAAGGCAATGCGGGCGTATGTACAGGCAAACCCGGGTAGATTTGAGTTGGTCGCCAGCATTTCAATTCCCCAAGGCTCGCTGGTCTGGAGTGCTAGTGAGGTAGCCCGGCTGAAGGAGTGCGACTTCATAGCGACAATGCAGCCGGGAGGCTCCTACTTTATCAAGAAGTTTGAAGACAGTGGATATCATGCAACGTACATCGGTGGGTCTGGCGTAGCTCCCTTCGTGCGTTTTGTGACGGACATGGTTGGCTGGAACGCCGTCGATGGATATCTTAGCACAGCTCCTGCTGGATGGTGGACTCAAACTTCTCCAGTGATTAATCAAGCCAAACAGTTTCTTCAGAGGTACCGCGCTGGACAGGCGGCAGAAATCATGACCTCTGGCAATACCTATCAGGGTGGAATGCAGGCTTCGTATGTTATCCTGGAGATCTTGCGTGATGCGGTTGCGGAGGTGGGAGCTGAAAATATTGATGGTCAGGCCATCTACAATGCAGCGGTGAAGTACAAGACAGAGGGCACTATATGGGAAGGCCGCCCGCAGTGGAGTCTCACCGAGACTCAGCGGTACCTCGTTCGTGCTGTGGGGGTATATGAATGGCGCGCTGCAGAGAGAGACCTAGTAAGGGTTGCCAATTGGCAGACTCTCATCGAGCGGCCTTAG
- a CDS encoding glucose 1-dehydrogenase, whose product MGKLDGKVALITGAGSGIGQASALLFAKEGAKVAVADYVPKGGQETVAMIKRAKGEAIFIEADVSKAADVEKMIKKTVDTYGRIDILYNNAGISARTLAFTADLTEEDWDAVLDTNLKSAFLGSKYAIPIMIKQGGGVILNTASVQGLGGGPLVSPYCAAKAGMILLSKTIAAEYAKQNIRINCICPGMTRTGMMPDEMFSGLQMDFIPQGRPGEPDEIAKAALFLASDDATYINGAYLAVDGGWSAQLIVPYKQSPVSG is encoded by the coding sequence ATGGGTAAGCTAGATGGGAAGGTAGCTTTGATTACTGGTGCTGGATCTGGAATCGGGCAGGCCAGTGCCCTCTTGTTCGCCAAGGAAGGAGCCAAAGTGGCTGTCGCCGATTATGTTCCCAAGGGCGGGCAGGAGACGGTCGCCATGATCAAGAGGGCAAAGGGCGAGGCTATTTTCATCGAGGCTGATGTCTCAAAAGCAGCCGACGTGGAGAAGATGATCAAGAAGACTGTGGATACCTATGGGCGGATAGACATCCTGTACAACAATGCTGGCATAAGTGCCAGGACGCTGGCCTTCACGGCGGACCTCACGGAGGAGGACTGGGACGCCGTCCTCGACACTAACCTGAAGAGTGCCTTTCTCGGTTCAAAGTATGCTATCCCAATCATGATCAAGCAAGGCGGAGGCGTCATCCTCAATACCGCATCGGTTCAGGGCCTGGGCGGTGGACCGCTTGTGTCTCCATACTGCGCTGCTAAGGCAGGGATGATCCTATTGAGTAAGACAATCGCCGCAGAATATGCCAAACAGAACATCCGGATCAACTGTATCTGCCCAGGTATGACCAGGACGGGAATGATGCCAGATGAGATGTTCTCGGGGCTTCAGATGGATTTCATACCCCAAGGAAGACCGGGGGAGCCTGATGAGATCGCCAAAGCCGCCCTCTTTCTAGCGTCAGATGATGCCACGTACATCAATGGGGCCTACTTGGCGGTCGATGGCGGTTGGTCAGCCCAGTTGATAGTCCCTTACAAACAGTCCCCGGTGTCAGGCTGA
- a CDS encoding dimethyl sulfoxide reductase subunit A has product MTDSRNDTRFEREQVVQTTCSSHCGGVCLLRVHVKDGVITRIETDDGEEPQLRGCLRGRAYRQRIYDPGRILHPLKRVGARGEGRFEQISWDEALDTVAGELKRVRDTHGPASILMVQMPGDTASLTGWGALERLLNMAGGFTMYWGAASFNAAIYSAVFTYGTLDTQNTSDDFLNSRLIILWGTNPADTICGTNTCWYLARARESGARIVAVDPRLTDTAATLADEWIPIRPGTDAAMMMAMAYVMIKENLHNEKFLETYTVGFGRYRDYVVGVEDGVPKTPAWAEEITGVPSATIGSLAREYATLKPAALLASNAPGRTAYGEQYHRAAITLAAMTGNVGIHGGNAAAMFQGGPVSGFPYLLPPVLSSLELWDFMPNPVERDIPGRPEGVMIEFALGRKPRVHVAKIADAILTGQDGGYFTDYKLLYVKKANYLNSFPNAKKIAKALRSESLEFIVVEEQVMTATAKYADIVLPVNTFMEREDMAYGQGLAFIGKQNKVIEPLGESKSPLQITAKLAEKMGLTGFLDKSEEELLRYRAELNSIPDYDVWTQEAIHWLNLPEPHVAFKSQIEDPANNPFPTPSGKIEIYSQRIADIGDPLSPPIPKYVETWESRSDPLFEKYPLQLISTHFKRRTNAQFETVPWLMELQKQAVWINPEDAHSRNIRDGEMVRVFNGRGEIIIPARVTERIMPGVVDVPQGAWYDPDSGGVDRGGCANVLTKDEPSPGGAFAYNTALVEVEKIAGD; this is encoded by the coding sequence ATGACCGACAGCAGGAACGACACGCGGTTTGAGAGGGAACAGGTAGTACAAACCACCTGTTCCAGCCATTGCGGGGGAGTGTGTTTACTGAGGGTTCACGTGAAGGATGGTGTTATCACCAGAATAGAGACCGACGATGGGGAAGAGCCCCAGTTGAGGGGCTGTCTGAGAGGGCGGGCCTATCGACAGAGGATATATGATCCGGGTCGGATTTTGCACCCGCTGAAGAGGGTGGGTGCCAGAGGAGAAGGTAGGTTTGAACAGATCTCATGGGATGAAGCTTTGGACACAGTAGCCGGCGAGCTAAAAAGAGTCAGGGACACCCATGGCCCAGCATCTATCCTTATGGTACAAATGCCCGGTGACACTGCTTCCTTGACTGGTTGGGGGGCATTGGAGAGGCTACTGAACATGGCGGGTGGCTTCACCATGTACTGGGGCGCGGCATCCTTCAACGCGGCCATTTATTCTGCTGTATTCACCTATGGGACTCTCGATACCCAAAACACCTCGGATGATTTCCTTAACTCCAGGCTCATTATTCTGTGGGGTACTAATCCAGCAGACACGATCTGCGGTACCAACACCTGTTGGTACCTGGCCCGGGCTAGAGAATCAGGAGCCAGAATCGTGGCGGTCGATCCAAGGTTAACAGACACAGCAGCTACTCTGGCAGATGAATGGATACCGATCAGGCCTGGCACTGATGCCGCAATGATGATGGCAATGGCATACGTGATGATCAAGGAAAACCTCCACAACGAGAAGTTTCTGGAGACATACACTGTTGGTTTTGGCCGGTATAGAGACTATGTGGTGGGTGTGGAAGACGGGGTGCCCAAGACACCAGCGTGGGCGGAAGAGATCACCGGTGTGCCATCAGCCACTATCGGAAGTCTGGCTCGGGAATACGCCACACTTAAGCCGGCAGCACTTCTAGCCAGTAATGCCCCCGGTCGCACGGCCTACGGGGAGCAATACCACCGCGCCGCCATTACGCTTGCGGCCATGACTGGTAACGTCGGCATCCACGGTGGGAACGCGGCAGCGATGTTTCAGGGCGGGCCAGTCTCAGGATTCCCGTATCTCTTGCCTCCTGTGTTATCCAGTCTCGAATTGTGGGACTTCATGCCAAATCCCGTTGAGCGGGACATTCCCGGTCGGCCGGAAGGGGTGATGATCGAATTCGCTCTGGGAAGAAAACCCAGAGTGCATGTAGCCAAGATTGCTGATGCCATTCTCACTGGGCAAGATGGAGGGTATTTCACCGACTACAAGCTGCTCTATGTGAAAAAGGCTAATTACCTCAACTCGTTTCCCAATGCCAAGAAGATCGCCAAGGCCTTGCGGTCAGAATCATTGGAGTTCATCGTTGTCGAAGAGCAAGTAATGACAGCAACAGCGAAGTACGCCGATATCGTGCTGCCGGTAAATACGTTCATGGAGAGGGAGGATATGGCCTACGGTCAGGGGTTGGCGTTCATAGGCAAGCAGAATAAGGTGATCGAACCGCTGGGTGAATCGAAGTCACCTCTGCAAATTACTGCCAAACTTGCGGAAAAGATGGGCCTCACTGGCTTCCTAGACAAGAGCGAGGAAGAGTTGCTCAGATACAGGGCCGAGCTAAATTCTATCCCTGACTATGACGTGTGGACGCAGGAGGCAATCCACTGGTTGAATCTTCCAGAACCGCATGTGGCTTTCAAGAGCCAAATAGAGGACCCGGCCAACAACCCATTTCCCACTCCATCCGGGAAGATCGAGATCTACTCGCAGCGAATTGCCGATATCGGTGACCCGCTGTCGCCGCCGATCCCAAAGTATGTTGAAACCTGGGAAAGTCGAAGTGATCCTCTCTTCGAGAAATATCCGCTACAACTCATCAGCACTCATTTCAAGAGACGCACAAACGCTCAGTTTGAGACTGTGCCATGGCTGATGGAGCTTCAGAAACAAGCTGTCTGGATCAACCCCGAAGATGCCCACAGCAGAAATATCCGGGACGGCGAGATGGTCAGAGTCTTCAATGGCAGAGGTGAGATTATCATTCCGGCTAGGGTAACCGAAAGGATCATGCCTGGAGTAGTCGATGTCCCACAAGGCGCGTGGTATGATCCCGATAGCGGTGGGGTAGACAGGGGAGGATGTGCCAATGTCTTAACGAAGGATGAACCTTCACCCGGAGGAGCCTTCGCCTACAATACTGCTTTAGTAGAGGTGGAAAAGATCGCTGGCGACTGA
- a CDS encoding VOC family protein, which translates to MAVFANSGLGHVCIIVKDMEKSLAFYRDALGMEVAMDVELPRDDILSGPDLDMCTMVQGSVLRLVILFDGKTTLELQEWRHPPVTESPTEHLGYRTTGLKEVDWIVPDLDKLVKGLEEKGFRSRTPIWTFKFQGLIESRQVLYFDPDGVTVQFTEMPQA; encoded by the coding sequence ATGGCTGTGTTTGCAAATTCTGGGTTAGGGCATGTTTGCATCATCGTAAAGGATATGGAAAAGTCGCTGGCTTTCTACCGGGATGCTTTGGGAATGGAGGTGGCTATGGATGTAGAGCTGCCACGCGATGATATACTATCTGGTCCAGACCTAGACATGTGCACCATGGTGCAAGGCAGTGTCCTAAGGCTGGTGATTCTATTTGACGGGAAGACCACGCTAGAGTTGCAAGAGTGGCGACATCCTCCCGTAACTGAGAGCCCTACGGAACATCTGGGTTATAGAACCACGGGCCTCAAGGAAGTAGACTGGATAGTACCTGATTTGGACAAACTGGTGAAGGGCTTGGAGGAAAAGGGCTTCAGGTCTAGAACTCCCATCTGGACTTTCAAGTTCCAGGGGTTGATAGAATCGAGACAGGTTCTCTATTTTGATCCCGATGGAGTAACGGTGCAGTTCACTGAGATGCCACAGGCGTAA
- a CDS encoding SDR family oxidoreductase, which yields MEVAKVSLEKFALDGKVAVVTGAGRGIGKGIALAFARAGADLVCTARTVGQIEATAAEIRSLGRKALAVPCDMKNSQQIDSMVKRAKAEFGHIDILVNNAGHSGLFTPALETSESAWEEELRENLTSVFLCTKAVARVMMERKQGSIVNISSRQGDMPAPGSIGYGAAKAGVSSITRTFAFELAPYIRVNAIQPGGVWTEGAAPFLEPAKDVILGNTPLKRFGTVEDIGLLALYLVSPASSWVTGRMYEIDGGLDFIASVYDGIFPMQ from the coding sequence TTGGAGGTAGCTAAGGTGAGTTTGGAAAAGTTCGCTCTGGATGGCAAGGTGGCCGTCGTCACTGGTGCAGGCAGGGGCATCGGCAAGGGAATTGCGCTGGCTTTCGCTCGGGCCGGGGCCGACCTGGTGTGCACAGCTCGAACGGTAGGCCAGATAGAGGCTACAGCAGCAGAGATACGCTCCCTGGGGCGGAAGGCGCTAGCGGTACCTTGCGATATGAAGAATAGCCAGCAAATTGACAGCATGGTGAAAAGGGCCAAGGCGGAGTTCGGGCACATCGATATTCTGGTTAACAATGCTGGTCATTCTGGACTATTTACGCCTGCCTTGGAAACCAGCGAGAGTGCCTGGGAGGAGGAGTTGCGAGAGAACCTGACCAGCGTTTTTCTGTGCACCAAAGCTGTGGCCAGAGTGATGATGGAGAGAAAACAGGGTTCAATCGTGAACATCTCAAGCCGGCAAGGCGACATGCCAGCTCCTGGTTCGATCGGCTACGGTGCGGCCAAGGCCGGCGTAAGCTCCATCACCAGGACCTTCGCTTTCGAGTTGGCCCCTTACATCCGGGTGAACGCTATCCAGCCGGGCGGTGTCTGGACGGAGGGAGCCGCCCCGTTTCTCGAGCCAGCCAAGGACGTGATTCTGGGTAACACTCCTCTCAAGCGTTTTGGAACGGTTGAGGATATAGGCCTGCTCGCGCTGTATCTGGTCTCTCCTGCCTCCTCCTGGGTGACCGGCAGAATGTACGAAATAGATGGCGGGCTGGACTTCATCGCCTCGGTGTATGACGGAATTTTCCCCATGCAATAA
- a CDS encoding SDR family oxidoreductase, with protein MTRLLEGRTALVTGGSQGIGFGCAKRLLEHGARVTIVARTVSKLEEATQMLRAEVPGARIDSRECDVMVETDVAAAVAAAADDSGRLDIAVSNAGSASPGPILRLTDDDWNFACRINIVANAFVIKHAGLAMRERGGSIITISSVAGFMVAKWLTTYSTTKAAVEMLTQCAALELAPFQIRVNCIRPGYVPTPGTELGFSDALKQRCILDTPLGRPGRPEDIGDAVVFLASDLSRWLTGQVFGVDGGMGVKLNEDFEDLARLIYGNEVMDDCMGLKRK; from the coding sequence ATGACGCGTTTGCTTGAAGGTCGCACAGCGCTGGTCACGGGCGGTAGTCAAGGAATCGGCTTTGGGTGTGCAAAGAGGCTTCTAGAACATGGAGCACGAGTTACTATCGTAGCACGCACCGTCTCGAAGCTCGAAGAGGCGACACAGATGCTCCGTGCTGAGGTTCCTGGGGCGCGCATCGATTCTAGAGAGTGTGACGTTATGGTTGAGACAGATGTCGCAGCTGCTGTAGCGGCGGCTGCGGACGATAGTGGCCGTTTGGATATCGCTGTGTCCAATGCCGGTAGTGCTTCGCCAGGCCCGATACTACGGCTCACTGACGATGACTGGAACTTCGCATGCCGGATAAACATCGTGGCTAATGCCTTTGTCATCAAACACGCGGGACTCGCCATGAGGGAGCGTGGCGGCAGTATTATCACCATCTCATCCGTTGCGGGCTTCATGGTTGCGAAGTGGCTGACCACCTACAGCACAACCAAGGCTGCCGTGGAGATGTTGACCCAGTGTGCTGCTCTGGAGTTAGCTCCTTTCCAGATCCGAGTCAACTGTATCCGGCCAGGTTATGTGCCAACTCCTGGGACCGAACTGGGTTTCTCAGACGCACTGAAGCAGCGCTGCATTCTGGACACGCCTCTTGGTAGACCAGGAAGGCCCGAGGATATCGGAGATGCTGTGGTCTTTCTGGCAAGTGACCTGAGCCGCTGGCTGACCGGACAGGTATTCGGCGTAGATGGCGGCATGGGAGTCAAGTTAAATGAGGACTTTGAAGACCTGGCGCGTCTTATCTATGGCAATGAAGTCATGGACGATTGCATGGGTCTTAAGCGCAAGTGA
- the hpt gene encoding hypoxanthine phosphoribosyltransferase: MGKEQAYYKAARRAVTALNSDASLKQVLHTIVRNIARAMEAGVSLVLLDSSRKKLAHSSSWGLPQFYLRKGVLDADKSLSEVLTGQPAVIGDVGRDSRVQYPEMAAKAGIVSMLGIPIMSSGLAAGSIRVYTREPREFTNQDISFVTTMANLAAVALGSSLLREEKEEAEPGRSQTPVEGAALRKARSVTFAHPSEEEFARILDFYDVEWIYEPRSFPLRWEADRITEMFTPDFYLPGLDLYIELTTLKQSSVTKKNRKLRHLRQLYPEVKIMLLHKNEYDRLLARYGCGPLAHTRARGIRRVLYSPAEIEERVRALAGRISKDYAGRRPILVGVQRGFICFMADLIRYITIPLDVDFITMSYYSASDHSMFKFTKDMELNIAGRHVIVVEGIVDTGMTLNSILNHLRPRRAASLAVCTLLDKRVRRIADVPLEYVGFEVEDEFVVGYGLDYEEEYRNLPFVGVLELEKPESEDRAGSHKK, translated from the coding sequence ATAGGGAAAGAACAAGCTTACTATAAAGCTGCGCGGCGGGCGGTGACAGCGCTGAATTCCGATGCCAGCTTGAAACAGGTGCTGCACACTATCGTCCGAAACATAGCCAGGGCCATGGAAGCTGGTGTTTCACTTGTATTGCTGGATTCCAGCCGAAAGAAGCTGGCTCATAGCTCGTCGTGGGGGCTGCCTCAGTTCTATTTGCGTAAGGGCGTGCTGGATGCTGACAAAAGCTTATCCGAAGTCCTTACCGGACAGCCAGCGGTCATAGGGGACGTTGGTAGAGACAGCCGTGTGCAGTATCCCGAAATGGCAGCCAAAGCTGGAATCGTCTCCATGTTGGGCATCCCGATAATGTCCAGCGGTTTGGCCGCAGGCAGCATCAGGGTCTACACCAGAGAGCCCCGTGAGTTCACCAATCAGGACATCAGCTTCGTGACCACTATGGCGAACTTGGCTGCCGTAGCTCTTGGCAGCAGTCTACTACGTGAAGAGAAAGAGGAGGCTGAGCCAGGAAGAAGCCAGACGCCAGTCGAGGGAGCGGCGTTACGGAAGGCACGTTCCGTGACCTTCGCGCACCCCAGTGAGGAGGAGTTCGCTCGAATACTGGACTTCTATGACGTAGAGTGGATCTACGAGCCTCGGTCTTTTCCTTTGAGATGGGAAGCCGACAGGATCACTGAGATGTTCACTCCCGACTTCTATCTTCCCGGCCTTGATCTTTATATTGAGCTTACAACCCTTAAGCAGAGTTCAGTCACAAAGAAGAACCGCAAGTTACGCCATCTCCGCCAGCTATACCCTGAAGTCAAGATAATGTTACTTCACAAGAATGAGTATGACCGTCTGCTGGCAAGATATGGTTGTGGCCCACTGGCGCATACTCGAGCTCGTGGTATCAGACGGGTGCTCTATTCCCCGGCTGAAATTGAGGAGAGGGTGAGGGCATTAGCTGGGAGGATTTCCAAGGATTATGCCGGGCGGCGTCCAATCCTGGTGGGAGTGCAGCGAGGCTTCATCTGTTTCATGGCTGACTTGATACGGTATATAACCATTCCCCTTGACGTGGACTTCATAACGATGTCCTACTATAGCGCTAGCGATCACTCTATGTTCAAGTTTACAAAAGATATGGAACTGAACATCGCTGGCAGACACGTCATCGTGGTGGAAGGCATCGTGGACACCGGCATGACACTGAATTCGATCTTGAACCACCTGCGGCCGAGAAGGGCAGCTAGTCTGGCCGTATGCACGCTATTAGATAAGCGAGTGCGCCGCATAGCCGATGTTCCTCTTGAGTATGTGGGTTTCGAAGTAGAAGATGAATTCGTGGTTGGCTATGGACTAGACTACGAAGAGGAGTATCGGAATCTTCCTTTCGTCGGTGTTCTTGAACTCGAAAAGCCCGAATCAGAAGACCGGGCAGGAAGCCACAAAAAATAA
- a CDS encoding acyl-CoA dehydrogenase, producing the protein MIDFTLTEEQVAMQKMARDFAQKEIKPVAMAMEKIADPKEAFPVDLFKKSFALGFHKTCIPVKYGGLGLDCLTHVIMWEELAAADAGFCVSLEGHVTTLAFMTNAATEEQREIWLRAVTEGEGGLVAVATTEPNVGPGWPIDDPLTYAFETTARLKGDEWILNGSKTFCTNGGTPLTKWYVIEARADMTKTGVDSSGDFLVWPDTPGLTVGKSADKMGQRLSYNAELFLDDLRVPQSHLVGGKIGTSDRAVSASRLTTLDPWCTIGGLCIGLARSAYEEALDYAKRRMILGRPAIQFQLVGAKLADMFIQIEAARALAWKAAHYSDTNPASDLKLTWGTKVMCSDTAVKVTDEAVQVFGGIGYTKECLVEKLYRDAKVTQIYEVTNELCRIGISHFLEWGV; encoded by the coding sequence ATGATAGACTTCACACTCACTGAGGAGCAGGTGGCGATGCAGAAGATGGCCCGTGACTTCGCCCAAAAAGAGATCAAGCCCGTCGCTATGGCCATGGAGAAGATCGCGGATCCGAAAGAGGCTTTTCCGGTAGACCTTTTCAAGAAAAGTTTTGCCCTGGGCTTCCATAAGACGTGCATCCCCGTCAAATACGGCGGTCTGGGGTTGGACTGCCTCACCCACGTGATTATGTGGGAGGAACTGGCTGCTGCTGATGCCGGATTTTGCGTAAGTCTGGAGGGTCATGTTACGACTCTGGCCTTTATGACAAATGCAGCTACAGAAGAGCAACGGGAGATCTGGCTTCGGGCGGTAACGGAGGGAGAGGGCGGCCTTGTTGCTGTGGCTACCACCGAGCCCAACGTGGGACCAGGCTGGCCGATCGATGATCCCTTAACTTACGCCTTCGAGACTACGGCACGGCTTAAAGGCGACGAATGGATTCTCAATGGCAGCAAGACTTTCTGCACCAACGGTGGCACACCCCTCACCAAGTGGTACGTGATCGAAGCCCGAGCTGACATGACCAAGACTGGTGTTGACAGCAGCGGCGACTTTCTGGTCTGGCCGGATACTCCGGGACTCACTGTTGGCAAGTCAGCGGACAAGATGGGCCAGCGGCTCTCCTATAATGCTGAACTCTTCCTTGATGACCTCAGAGTGCCCCAGAGCCACCTCGTAGGAGGGAAAATCGGAACAAGCGATCGCGCCGTGTCGGCTAGCAGACTGACAACGCTGGATCCGTGGTGTACTATAGGGGGGTTGTGCATCGGGCTAGCGCGCTCTGCTTACGAGGAAGCCCTCGACTACGCTAAGAGACGCATGATACTCGGTCGGCCCGCTATTCAGTTCCAATTGGTGGGCGCTAAGCTGGCTGACATGTTCATCCAGATTGAGGCCGCACGAGCTCTAGCTTGGAAGGCTGCCCATTACTCTGACACCAACCCGGCGTCCGACCTTAAGCTGACATGGGGAACCAAGGTGATGTGCTCCGATACCGCCGTCAAGGTGACCGACGAGGCTGTCCAGGTCTTTGGGGGCATTGGTTATACGAAGGAATGCCTGGTCGAAAAACTCTACCGTGACGCCAAGGTTACCCAAATCTACGAGGTTACCAACGAGCTATGCCGTATAGGTATATCCCACTTTCTGGAATGGGGCGTTTAA
- a CDS encoding alpha/beta hydrolase — protein sequence MPLDPRAKAFLEQMAAATGPAVPVPTPDNIEDLRLASNLMVREWAGSGPAVAKVEDRLVRGPECQIPIRIYTPRGKGPLPVLVYFHGGGFWMGSLETEDSTCRLLANAVGCTVVSVEYRLAPEHKFPAAAEDCYAATRWVAENADAVRGDRSRIAVSGASAGGNMAAVVALMARDRGTPRLIYQLLMYPVTNYAFDTPSYQENAEGYMLTKDIMMWCWSLYLRTEADGLNPYASPLRAKNLSGLPPSMVITAEYDPLRDEGEAYAARVRQAGVPVVCKRQAGAIHGGLPPAMAQEMTGEAIADLRSAFFLEKGHEDDEVC from the coding sequence ATGCCACTTGACCCTCGAGCGAAGGCCTTTCTGGAGCAGATGGCAGCGGCGACCGGGCCGGCGGTGCCTGTGCCAACCCCCGACAACATAGAGGATTTACGTTTGGCGTCAAACCTGATGGTAAGAGAGTGGGCAGGAAGTGGCCCTGCCGTCGCTAAGGTGGAGGATCGGTTGGTACGAGGGCCTGAGTGTCAGATCCCGATACGGATCTACACGCCAAGAGGCAAGGGGCCTTTGCCTGTGCTGGTTTACTTTCACGGCGGCGGCTTTTGGATGGGCAGTTTAGAAACGGAGGACAGTACCTGTCGGTTGCTGGCTAACGCCGTCGGCTGTACGGTGGTTTCGGTTGAATATCGCCTGGCGCCGGAACACAAGTTTCCTGCTGCGGCAGAGGATTGCTATGCCGCCACTAGGTGGGTGGCCGAGAATGCGGACGCTGTCCGTGGTGACCGATCGCGCATCGCCGTGTCAGGCGCTAGTGCCGGGGGCAACATGGCGGCCGTCGTGGCTCTCATGGCCCGAGACCGGGGCACCCCCCGGCTGATATACCAGTTGCTCATGTATCCGGTCACGAACTATGCCTTTGACACTCCGTCGTATCAGGAGAACGCAGAGGGCTATATGCTGACCAAAGACATTATGATGTGGTGCTGGAGTCTTTACCTGCGAACCGAGGCCGACGGCCTTAACCCGTACGCCTCTCCCTTGCGGGCAAAGAACTTGAGCGGTCTGCCTCCGTCAATGGTTATCACTGCTGAATACGATCCGTTGCGAGATGAGGGGGAGGCGTATGCTGCCCGTGTGCGCCAGGCTGGCGTTCCTGTGGTGTGTAAACGCCAAGCTGGCGCGATCCACGGCGGTCTGCCTCCAGCAATGGCTCAGGAGATGACTGGGGAAGCAATCGCCGATCTGCGGTCGGCTTTTTTCCTCGAAAAAGGGCACGAAGATGATGAAGTCTGCTGA